One Elephas maximus indicus isolate mEleMax1 chromosome X, mEleMax1 primary haplotype, whole genome shotgun sequence DNA segment encodes these proteins:
- the LOC126069530 gene encoding histone H3.3C-like, producing MACTKKADNKSSDGKAPRKQLATKAPHNSAPSIGRVKKPHLSGTSTVALQKIGHYQKSTEFLIHKLTFQHLVQGIAQDFITDLPFQSAAIGALQEASEAYLVGLFEDTNFCDIYAKTVTIILRDIQLAHHMSGELA from the coding sequence ATGGCTTGTACAAAGAAGGCTGATAACAAATCAAGTGATGGTAAGGCACCCAGGAAACAACTGGCTACAAAAGCTCCTCACAACAGTGCTCCCTCTATTGGAAGGGTGAAGAAACCTCATCTTTCCGGGACTAGTACTGTGGCACTCCAGAAAATCGGACATTATCAGAAGTCCACTGAATTTCTGATTCACAAACTTACTTTCCAACATCTGGTGCAAGGAATTGCTCAGGACTTCATAACAGATCTTCCTTTCCAGAGTGCAGCTATTGGTGCTTTGCAGGAGGCAAGTGAGGCCTATCTCGTTGGCCTTTTTGAAGACACCAACTTTTGTGATATCTATGCCAAGACTGTAACAATTATACTGAGAGACATCCAGCTAGCACACCACATGAGTGGAGAACTTGCTTAA